ttcttcttcttcttcttattcgtcttcttcttcttctctcagtcgttggaccgagtcaatcaaAAGGGAAAtttccttcctcctcacccttcgagttttgggcttggggtcctctaaCCGAGAGgcagcttttcgcttcttatctttctccgatttcgggaccggggacttggttccttcttcaccgcttgaaggcctcaaagcggcatccttggttacacctgcatgaaagaaaatcggtaacgaatggatcacaaagaacacttcgaaggaaatgagaagtaaaaccttaccatgattcttggcctcccatctaccttttgccaaatcacgccaagcgcgttcggcataagaggaagtcgaggctaacttccgaacccaatcctcgaggtcgggcaccgcttgtggcatccaaggggaagttgtatatcggagaaagacatcagaaaaaatcgggaaaagatacgaaaagcaacgtcttatgagaaccacttacggtcgaaattccattcctcggggaacgacatcttctcttccggaatatggtaacgggtcctcacccgaatataacggcccatccaacaCCGATTCTTGTCTTTGTCGAtactcgacatcaaagccttcgatgcccgacgataaagtttgattagtcctcgaaagatttgaggccgatacaatcgtatgaggtgattcaggaAAAAATCCAGCCCCCGGCTTtgatggagaagaagcgaagtaagattactatacgccatagagagggataaatttgaccaagggtgacctgatatcttttgcaaaaatcaatgatcaccgggtcgacgggacccaatgtgaaggaataagtgtaaacacttaaaactccctccacatgggtgatgacgctctcttcgggggatggaatttgcaacacaacctcggaaccccagttgcagtctttcctaacggcctcgagatgaccctccgttatagagcacatgtacatcgacgcGTGCTCGTATCGACCCGGAACaaatgaaggattctcaaccttaaaatcgatcttcagagtacacgggccgggaacatagTCATAGGTGGACGGCTCCACCGACGCCTTGTCGCCGGATagccgtgaagaagaagctttctccttctaaggtataatttttgaagttttggccattgatatgagaggaagaaaggcaaaggaaagtgaaaaattgacgacaccaaaactctggtatAGATGGCTCTGCAAGCGACGAAATAGAGATAAAGgataagaaaatttggaagagtgaatgcgtaaaagtggtaaatgttaaatggaagggttatttataggctcacatcatgacggttcaatatcagaggtggccgactgccatctgacaagcattaaataccttgaaagactaaatcgataggacaactatcacatacgtcataatcgattctcaccgcatccttcgtgagaaattaggggactatctatatatggtcgaaatagatttcggccttcctacgttcgatcgagtttaAGTGGTAAGAAATCGGAGTggaattttgggagtgagctccgaagaaAGTACAAACGAGCCTTGAGTCtgaaggctgctcgaggagtcaGATTAttgagcccgtgaccaaatcAATCCgcaggcattgcttcgaggtcggaaatgcgcgacgcccatcccgaaggtcgaactcaagtcAAGACCGAAGAgctcgacccagtaacgagttcgagccagtatcgagctcacagacaagagtcgtttcaaccgcaccaagagagagaatcttggcgggaatcgaggaagagataaATCATCATGGGTCATCCACTATATGctctattttattattttttgttataaataaagtaatgaccctctactataaaaggggatccttgtaagctatgcATACACGGAATACACTGGCAAAAAAGATATCTCTTTGTGATTGTTCATTTTACTTATTCTTTCTGTTcattattctcattctcatagttaAGAATATTCATATTACTATCTCTCTATACAATTTATATCAAAAGGTATCACGTATcgttagaaccatacataaatttaacgttatctgatttttcggaCAAACACAACTTAAACATGAATTAAACAAATGAGAAGGAAAACGTTGTACATATGTTTCTGCTGGCAACCAATTGCATTGCCAACTAATGAGTTTGGATTCGCCTTCTAATTCTACTAGAAGTTAAATAAGAAACAGCAATTGGATGTGTCAAAAAAGCACATTGTCAAGTGGATTATTGTTAATTGTTCAAAGCATTCTTCTATTAAATTGGACATGGATAAGTTTATTTTTAAGTAATGACCACGCGTATCTTCATTGAATAACAACCTTGATTAGTATACGTAGAGGGGATAAAGACATTTTTCTTCCTTCAATTCCAATTGCTAATACCAACTTATTAGACACAACATCTAGTATTACTTGAATCTTGACATTTTAGTCACTGAATTATCCTGAAATGTTACGTGCGGCCTACTTTGAAAGTTACAGCCATTCCATCCCAATTAGCACGAGTGAAGAATATTTGTATACCAAACACGTGTAAAATGTAAGCATCCAAAACTAGCGAAAAGGTCAAAAGTTCCCAGCCCCACCCTGACACAATTTCGCATCTCTAACGCGCTAACGTTTTTACTTTCTCCAAATAATCTTCACTTTCCTCTTACTTTCTCTCCCCTTTCCATTTCTTTTTTCCTTGCTCCCCAAATTTTCTAATCACTTTCCAAAGAattattttctctctctttttcaaTGCCACCAATATCGTCATCTCACTCCTCAACTACCCAatatatacccctcatttaattCAAAACCATCCTAGCATAATTCAAACTCTCTCCTCCTCCCTCTATACGACTAAGAGTAGTTATTTCAATTCTCTCCCCCTACTACTGTACATCCCTGGAAAATCAAAGTGAAATTCAGTTTTCTGGCCATTTGGGTCTTCCTAGAAAAATGCTACCCGATATCTCAACTTTTCTAGAGGGCACAGAGAAACTAACCGAAGAGCTGAAAGTAAAAGAAGAATCATCTGAGGATGATTTGATTCAAGAAGATGAACCTAAATATGAAGaattagatgatgatgatgatgacgaagaAAAGGATATTGATGATCATCATGAGATTGAACTTGTTGATGCTAATGATGAAGATTTTTCTTTTATATGTGGAGTACTCACAGTCACATCACCGATAGCAGCAGAAGAAGCATTTGATAATGGTCAAATCAGACCATTTTTTCCGTTGTTCAACAAAGATCTTCTCTTGTCTGATATTGACTTTAACAATTTAAAAAATCGGCAACCTGTACATCCACCTGTCAACACAGTTTTCgtcgaaacagaaaataataatCCTCCGACAACTTCCTCATCACCCAACGAGAATGTAGAAATCTCAGGACCGTACTGTGAATGGTCAAAAAAAGCGGTCGAACCAAATACAAATCCAGCTGAGGGTTGCAAAAAGAGCAATTCCACTGGGTTTTCAAAACTTTGGAGATTCCGAGATTTCATTCGTCGGAGTAACAGTGACGGAAGAGACGCGTTCGTGTTCTTGAACCCTACAACAACGTCGAAGGTCGTTAAGAAAGAAGAAGATAAGGTTTTGGAGAAGAAAGAGACAAGTGTTAGTGATGAGGTTAAAGTCAATAAAGTAATTacgcagaagaagaagaagaaagttgtAAAGAAGAGTGAAGCAGTGTTAGCACATGAAGCTTATATGAAGAGTAAAGCAAGAGATGAAGAACGGCGACGATCGTATCTTCCTTACCGGCCGGAGCTCGTCGGGTTTTTCACTAATGTGAATGGTGGATTGACCAGGAATGTACACCCATTCTAAAGGCACAAAGAAAGGTGGTGAATGAGTCAAAGTTAGTTTTGTTTTTTCGTTTTGACTGGtggaaatattttaatttttttattttaatgatGTTGCGTTGACTTGGTTAGATCGTGACACAAAGCTTGCGGCTAAGTAATGGCTACGAGTTGAAAGTTGGTTTTTGTAAATAATCATTCGACATTCTAGTTTTAATTCTATGATAAGACCAGACTTCTTACGACTGCTTGGAAGTTGGAATTTCCCCTTCAACCTTGTATTTTGTAACCAGGTTGAGACGACTATGAGTTGCTAGTTAtacattttctatactatatgTATTTGAAGTTGTTTTACCATGTTACTTATCTTATTTTTTTCAGGTTATTGATTTCGTTTATTATGGACAGTATATGTGATTATTTCTTAGATTGTCTTATATTGTAAAAGAATTTTTACAATGTAAGTTCATATAAAGTATTAaaccttctttttcttttaagcTAATTTTATGTTTCTACTTGTACATTTTAATGAACATTATTGCCTTCATGtgaaaaaaagaaatttaattGCAGAACTTATATGTACATGCACAACAGTTACACGATATTTGGAATCAATAATGGCATGTGTTGCAATAGTAAGTATTCCTTCATTCTAAAGGTCTGGAGTTTGAGCCTTTTGTAGAGTTGCCTTTGTTAGGGAGTGCTCAAGAATGACAGGAGAGTAAGGTAGCCGAAGCAAGGGCTTTAGGCCCTCAAAGATTTGGCGGCCTGTTTTTTGCTAGCAGCAAGtgtataaattaattttaattttttaaaaagtgagtatattaaagtaaaaaatataaaaaatttaataaaaaagaaaagaaaactttGGTTTGTTATTGATGCAGATCGTTGAGATTTAAATAAGTCGATatgtatgaaaatatttttgaatttttattagtAGAAAAAAATAAGACCACTAAATGATAAGAATCTGCAAATACATTGTCTTAACTTTGAGAGTTctttaaaatataatagtaacTATGATATTGATGGTTTAAACTTATTTTTCGAATCAAATAAAAAGACTTGATTTTTTTTGAAATCTCTATATTTCTTGTAGTATAATGTGCCCATAACAACTACATACTTGCATTTGCAGTTAAATTAATATTGATAAAATTCTTACATATGATCAATAATGCCtcgcaaaaaaaataaaatagattaTTTATACTAACATTTGAAAATGAATTATTAGAAGAACTAGATTACATTAAACTGTTACGTAATATTATAACTTTGCATCTCAAACAGTTAAAAAAGTATACTTCAAATAAACCATATaggaaattattattatttttttaaagaaaaacatTACCTCGCATCAAGATTTAGCTTTAGGCTACCAATAACGTTAAAATGCCCTTGGGAATGCTTTACCCCCTATGTGAAATTTTTCAGTGCGAATCCGAATTTAGTCGGGCTTCAATGTGGGTACCGAACAAATTTTATCATACTTAAACAATTAATAAAATTGCTTTGAGTTGCAAATTAAATATCGATTTAACTTTACAAGGAATGAGACATATAATGCTTTTATTGGTTTGAACAAACAAGGCGTGCATGTTTAATTTATCTTTTCCTAGATTATTTCATTCAATGAGTTATCGTATTTGAGTGCCAAAACAAGAAGATAACAAATCCATTTCAACTAGTACTAAAATGACCTAGTTGATCATTGCCTTGATGTATTGAATCGATCAATTTCGGTTAGCCGTTACGAGACTATTCTTTGCAAAACATGTCGTCAAACTAACGGTCATTCGCTGAAGCATCCTCCGGATCTTAATCAGAAAATGTTGAACATGTAGAAGGACATGGGCTGCACTTTTCTTCAAATTATATACTTCATCTCTTAGCATAAGAAAACAAAGGAATATAACCAAGAATTcttaaattacaaaaaaaaaaaaaaaaaaaaaaatcatcccTGGAAACTAAAGTGGTTGCTCTAATAGGACAATACATTTAATGAACTTAGGCATGGCATATGTAAATATTAATTGGGCAAGTATGCTTGAGCCAACCATAGACAGAAAGCGAACCACAACGCCCCCAACAAGACATTTACTAGGGTGGGTTCCGGCAGGTAAAACTGTACACTAAACTAGAGAGCTTGTAATGCAGGAGCCAGAAGATTATTTGTCCGAGGAAATCAGAAGCATCAAATGAATTCCTTAATCATCTCGTACAACAATTCAGGTTCTATACTGTCACACCCCAACCCAGGTGAGGTGGACAGACACTTAATGTCTTAACACATATGTGAGCGACCCATTCCGTAAAACTAGTAAACTAACCACACTTACAACACCTGCAATCAGAAAGTTCCAAACGTACATATATAGCCCGCAAGGCCTCAACCAACATAGGCACTTGTCTAGCATACACCAACTGAccacaggtacatatatgtctacaAAAACCTCTAAGAACATCTGACAGACATAACCTAGTAGGGACAGGACGACGACCTACCCGTAAAACCTTGTACATCATAAAATCAAATAACATTTAGACTCGACTGGATTCCAGATGAAATGGAGTCTCGCCAATCAACTGCTAGAAGTGTGAGTATTTATTCTTGGGGTCCGTCAAACTGCCTACTTAAAactgcagcatgacatgcagtATCTTCGgccaaagggacgtcagtacgaaataatgtaccaagtatgtaaggcaactgaataatcataaataaatattataatcaaATAAAAGAATGTTGAAGGAAGATAACCGGATAAAATAAGGGTCAAGATCACCTAAAGATCATAGCTCACATCTTACAATAAGTCTAGAAGGTCATATACAATAGTCTTACCAAACGGGACCCGTACCATTGCTTTATAGCGTTGTCTTTATGCACTTTATGTAACAACATCTCACAACTCATATCATGTCTAGTCTATCATACGTCAGTCGCACGAATACATAAAACTGAAATGCTAACTACTCGTATTGTCTCGTACGTATGTGCTAGACTCTTAAGTTACATTTCCGGCTCGCGTACCGGTACTATCATCTCATACCCAACTAATAAGCATGTACTTTCGAACTAGCGTATCCATCATCTACCAGGCTATCATGCCTGTATCGGCAGGCTAGCACTCTCGTACTTGCCAGGTCTTCAGACCTGTCCGTTATACGCGTCTATCATAACATCAACATACCTCCACAAAAGGGAGTTTTCATATCACTACTACCTAGGTCGTTAAAGCACATTACAAGAAGTATCTATCCATCAAATAGGAATCTCATCTCATCCTCGCTACATATATCAACAACAAACAGCTCCCATAGGGTTACTCTCTATCGTCCTTGTGCTATAATTCCCATAAGGGAATCACTACAGCTTGTATTAACACTTTCTAAATAGAACGAGAAGTTACTAACAAGTACATGGAACTGAACCTATCAGGATACTACTAATTAAGACATATATGGAGCTACCAATGAGCATGGGTAGAACAATCCATACGAGTGGGCCTTTACCACATGACTTCTTACGAAGGAGTCGTTGTGGTTCGTATGCATTTTTGGACAAATACAAGTGAATACGAATGAACATATGGAACTCATATCACTACTACAACATTACATAAGGAAACGTCTAGAGCAATCTAGCACATATACGGAGCAACTCATACTAAGCGTCATTATACGACAGATGCCTCTACAAGAAAGCCGTTATAACTTAGTTGCATTTCCTACGAGGAGCACGAACCATAAATAGATATAGGAATCTTATAGTATCGGGGAAACAATGAAATAGGAGCATACAGGCAATTGAACCCCTAAAGAGaacttttttttattatttcataTGAAACTCGTTTATTGAAAAGGGAACTTGCTATGGATTCATGCCAAAGAAAAGGGTACGATTAGCCTTACATACCTCTAAGCCGACCTTCAACGGAATGACGAAATCAGCTTCCCTTGCAACTCAAGCTACAATCAAGAAGACAATACTACTAATAACCATGAGAAACATAACAACAAGCCGACAAACGGAAAAATCATCCAATACAAGCTTTTACGACATATATCTTCACCTAGCTCCCTTCTAATCCTTGAAACTTCatcaattgtaaaaatatttcttATAACAAAATGATCACCAAAAATCCCCCAACACATTATACAATACAAACATCACTTTAGTTACCTCTTTAACTTGTAACTTACATCTTCTAAGCATAATCAAATCGTCAACCTAACTCATATACTATATGTTTATACTCCCAGCATCTAAACAAGTATATTCAAATCATTTCCATCCTTATACCTATCATACGAACAACAGTAAACAATCAAACACAACTCAACTACATTACAAACAACTTCCAAATGTTATCTTGTAGCTTACTGATCCGCCCAACTCAGCTAAAGCTTGGATATGCTCAAGTACAAGAAGAAAAGGGGAAAACTTACCTTATATAACAAGAACAATCTTCAATAAGTACTTTCTTCAACTTAGAACATCCCTCTACATGACAATATCACAATAGAAGCACTTTCCTCTAGTCTCACAATACTTTTGATGACAGACTTGGGTAGTTTGGCCTTAGATTCACTCTTGAATCATGGGGGAATATTTAGAAAGAATTTAGGGGTTGTCCAGGATCTGGTCTgatcaaaaataacccaaaatagATGGTCCATCACTTTAAATAGAATCAAGAAACTTCCAAAGCCTCAAGTGGGTCCCAAAGGGGGCTACatgtgcagtctcgcaaaaatacgaatatctctctactctgacaTCTTATTGATGAACAGTTTAATGCATTAGAAATTAAGACTTatagaccttcaatttggtgggTGTATGAACCCGAACTCCAAGTATGTTAGGAGAAAAGTTGAGTGATATTATACTAAAGGTGTCAAACGGGTTGGGTTGACCCGGTTCCGGATCGGCCCAGATTAATTTTAGACCGGACCGGTAGGTAGGGGGCTGGGCAGGGCTAGGTTGGGTTGGGATGGGGAATGGATTGTGCCGGGTAGGATAGAGGTACCGGTTAACCAGACCGGTCAGAACCAGTACTGTCAAGTCATGTTTGAACCGGTTAACCGGACAGGCCCAGACCGGTTCAACGACTATCTCAAATTATTTTTAGGGTATagttgaccgttggcaacggtcagctgctgttgatacccaattttgccctcatattttttccgaatagtatatatactttcaaaacatcatttttgcatcattatttagtttacaagcattttttttaaaaaataatttttcataattttagagCTTCAAAATTGATTCTTTCttacatttaaattacttgaatatctattaattactccttcaaattatatTTTGATGACTTaattacttattattattattttcatccataatacatatttcaaatatttttgtttacttcgttttatataattacattagtatttttaagctatttgcacaatcttgcaataatatcatatattttataatttttattgcaTTCATCATTTTATTCAAGGTCGAAGTAGTATCTTGCATTTTTATAATCTtctactattattttaaaatattaatttgcataaatggtattttatatttttatttaactattctttattaaattatttcccctTAATTTCCTATTTTAAATCTGGCCCAAAATTAGGATTAATATATGGTCCAAATAAACCCCTGGCCCAACAACCTCATCAGCCCAAATGACTTAATTCCCCAACCCAGTCCAAAAGACCAACCCCAGCCTGTTTTAATACCAACCGTTGATCAAAATTGATCAACGGCTCACAACATTTCCCCccactttccttatatcccctcacccaaaccctaatccccattCTCTCTTCAGCAACCGCCCTCAAAcactcctcccccccccccccccagaaaAACCCTAGTCGCCCTCTCGTTCTTCTCCGAATCCCTCTCAATCATGGATTCCTTCCATGATTTTCTTGCCTTTTATGTATTATTTCAGTATTACCTGCAAGACCAtggtatcacttagtacttgcctaaacatggcaagtactatctctcagAATCTGGTCGTTCAACTTTAATTGCTTGAATCTAGATGATATCTCGTCCATGTGCATCATGGCCatgctatatgggtccgattagcaAAGATTTCCGAACAATCTTCgatttctgtcaactagggtttacctatttTTTCCCCAATCCGATTTTTTTTATTGATTCTGTATGTTATtacttccttatttgtgtttgattttatagttttccttgtttacttgttcaatttctgtcgctatataaacccttccccgTTCCCTTTTGAGGGGGACCCGAATCACTATTTTTTGACTAAAAGTTGGAGCTTTGTTCTGCTATTCCCTCATTCTCTTTTTCTGTATTCTATTtttggccgactgaaagccaaggctactaaGATTCTGTTATTCAACCTTCTCTTGGTGTGAGCATTGCCCGGGGTACTTTTGAAGCTTTTGagaactttgacgcattgagattctgGGTTTCTCTGGATctcttgttctttattgttgccCGTTTAAGTGGTAAGTCGCTTGACCAtttgcaattttatttttatgtgtcTTTGATTTGCATGTGTTCTAACTGCTAAAATCTATGGCTTAATGTGTCTCTGGGTTACTTTTATGCACAACTCTGTAAACGTTACACTCATTTTAAGTTTCTTTAGCATTTAACTTCTCGtaatgctgctagttctgagattgGCTATGTCTAACTTGGATTACCTGAACCTTCCTAAGCTCATTCAGCTAGTGTATTGATGTTTGAGTGTTCatgaatatgcttacctgctttgtCCTGAATCTCTATAGTGAATGTCTCACATTTGTAATAACTTGTGACTTGTTTTTCTTTGCTCAGCATGCTCACTTGATCCCATACCCCTTTAGTGATtgtttgaggttttagaacagtCACCTCAACTTGTTTTCCCTACCATGTTTTGAACTATCTCATGATCTTAGGATGAATCCCTGACATAACCTGGaccttctttagttaattagtctattgtgtcAATACCTGAACGCCTACATTTACTATCTGACATGAATCTCTGTAATGGTAATCTTGCATATGCAGTGTGTTTTAATCTGTGTTAAGACCCTTTTCTATCAAACATGACTGGTTCCCTTGTTAATATGTCCATCAACATGTTCTTGGCTCATTTGATTAATTATCCCTTTAGTAGTAATTGTGCTTCCCTGCCATGTCTGATGTTGTTTCTTAATGTGAGTTAGCATGGCCATCTTGTAACATTAGGATGTATGCTTAGCATAATTTCCATCCATGTTTCAACTTGTTTGGTATCATGCACCTGTGTATTATAATCTTTTGTAATCctgcaaacttgtttctccctTAACTCTTTCAATATGATTCTGCCAATGTGTTGTTTTGCTAAGTGATGAACCTGTTTCTAAGCCTTGTTGGCCTTTTGATTAACTGTTCTGTGTTTTAAAATTTGCTATGTCTGCTTCCTAAGACTAAGTACAATTCTGCCTTAAACATTGTCCACTCTCCCTCACTTGTCACCTATGCTATTTTGAAcctctcattcttagccggctgaaagccaatgcTACCAATGCTCTTACTACctacctccctagtgtgagcactgctcggggtccatttgagacccttgtgaattCTGATACACTGGATTTGGGTCTTTAGTCACTTTCTCTACTACTAAAACCTGAATTATATCGATTCCTTCTTCCTAGTACCTAATAAACATGTAAGCTGGTTGGGTAATGTGGTTGCTCTATGGTTGTGTGATTTGGCTTTGAGCGCTTCTATGGGTTCTGAATTGTGTTGAGGAACAAGGTTCCTTGTTGAAAATCTGGGTATACCACGAGAGAATTGTTGAAGGCTCAGATAGTGCTGGGTATTCCTTTGGAGCCTGCTGTGGGCCTACTATCATTATTTGTTTATATTTGTAATCAtattcattattgggcctgtaataactttgtataaatggttggggtgttagtaaaaatggGGAATGGGTAGATTCTCAATATTTGCGTACAAAAGGGTAGACAATATGTCTATAGGATTCAGTGATTTACTTGCTATATATGCCATTCAATCActatgtgcactatagaaatcacGCCATTAGGGGAAGCACACACACACCTATTGTCTGCTAGAAAATGTGAATTCAAAATGCTGCAATTATGCTCACTGCTACGTGCTACTAGAAAAtctgcctataggaataaatgtcACTGATTTCAATTCGCTTCAGCACgttcactagaaatcatgcctataggattttgattATCCCGTTTGCCACTATtcacctagaaaatatgcctatagggttaAGGTATGACAATAAAATCGGCTCTAAGTATTaatcgttagaaatcctgcctatagggtataaTTACTCACCCTAATTTGTTAATATTGAACTGTTCAAACACTGTTTATTGCTTATTCAGGCTGTAGTTAGAAAGCATAATTAATTCTGGGGCTTTTTCTCCAATAGATTTTACTATCCTTTACTGCGTAAATCACCAAGGCATAGCACCTATAGGTTTAATAACTTGAAACCTGCGATCTCAAGAGACAACTTGTAACAACTGTATAATCATGTCTATGAGCAGCACCTTGCATCTGAAACTACATGTATGTTTTAATTCAAAGTCACCTAGAAATCATATCTATAGGGCCTAAGGTTCTTAATTCTAAACTTCCTAACCTGAACATTtgtttcgcgtgcatttgttgcttaagtgtggaggctaacttgagccctaaATTGCCCGtatttgaagtccaatgtgttttgtatgtcgcctagttttaacattttgagcagcctaggtaaagtctagaactacctaACTAGAGGTCtaaaacctcctggaccataggtatgggacgggtaatgtacgcatagggca
This region of Nicotiana tomentosiformis chromosome 4, ASM39032v3, whole genome shotgun sequence genomic DNA includes:
- the LOC104114726 gene encoding uncharacterized protein, whose amino-acid sequence is MLPDISTFLEGTEKLTEELKVKEESSEDDLIQEDEPKYEELDDDDDDEEKDIDDHHEIELVDANDEDFSFICGVLTVTSPIAAEEAFDNGQIRPFFPLFNKDLLLSDIDFNNLKNRQPVHPPVNTVFVETENNNPPTTSSSPNENVEISGPYCEWSKKAVEPNTNPAEGCKKSNSTGFSKLWRFRDFIRRSNSDGRDAFVFLNPTTTSKVVKKEEDKVLEKKETSVSDEVKVNKVITQKKKKKVVKKSEAVLAHEAYMKSKARDEERRRSYLPYRPELVGFFTNVNGGLTRNVHPF